The Branchiostoma floridae strain S238N-H82 chromosome 6, Bfl_VNyyK, whole genome shotgun sequence genomic interval CGCTGAGCACTTTTTCAGTCGTGGAGCCCGGTGGCCCGGGAGGTTGTGTAGAACGAAGACGCAGAGCTGCTGTCAAGACATCCCGAGCCCGTCGCTGTCACGCAGCGTTGAATGCCGGTTTCTTCGGTTCAGAATCGCATGCCTGCATGGGGAATGTGGTAACAGACGGGAAACGTATACAAGACGGAGGTGGTGTTCAGAATGCAAACTTCGGTATCAGAAAGGACGGAACCATTGTAGTTGGGTaggtaaactttgcaacaaaatCAATTAAGTCGTGAACATGAATTAAAGGACGTACTTTGATCGATCAACAGAGGCTGCGATTAGAATCCTAGTAATGTTTCCATTTGATGTAAACTGGCATGCATGAATTGAAGGTAGGCAGGCATGAATTGAAGTTGAAAAGTTCTGTCTTCTAAGGAAATATCTTTACTGTTACAGACTCCGATCGGGATCCCTACTGGCAAAATCGGCAATTCTGCAATCCCTGATctgacatacacatgtatatctatacTATATCAAACATTTATCCACTTACAAACTTTGATTTGTTGCCGACTTTTGCAGGTACCTTTCTGAGATGGACGTGTTACGGGAAGACAACCCCTTTGTACAATTGATCACTGGAGTTATCTGGTTGGTCAGGAATGGGACTGTCTTCGTTAACGAGAGCAAAGCTCAGGACTGTGGAGGGCTACAGGAATATGGTGAGTTTtataattaaaaaaagacaCGAACACGCGACAAGGTGGTCTTGGGGCTAGGCTAatggttctgggtttgaatccctaccAGGCTCCAATGTTGTTCCCTTTGGAAAGACACTTCACACCTATTTCCCCTCTTTACTCAATTTAAAATGAGACCTGGCCTTTGGTTAGGGACATGCTCTCAGATGGAAAATAAAGCCAAAGGGCCGtctttgaggagagccacaccacgAGCTCGTTAAAGATTGAACCACATTTATCCAATGAGGGGACCAAACGTGTCAACCTGGTTTtaatactaacaacaaaaagGTGTTGTTAGAATGACACTGACAGGCAAAGGCATGTCATGATTCTGTGAGTCAGACACGATACCTGGAGCCTATTCAGTATCATAAGACATGTCGTGAAAGTAGTAGTCATTAAAATACTGTTCCTTTGTTTTGCACTCTGCAAGGCCCCATGGACAAGTTTGTGGATGTCCTGTCAGCTAGGGTCGCAGTGGGGCATGATGATCAGGGGAGGGTTGTTCTGGTGCACACAGATGGAAACACCGAAGAAAGAGGGTGAGTAAAACACATTCTTCTAAGCTATTTTCTGGCTTCTAAAATATTAAggtgattctctgattggctggaagCTGGTTGAAAGGCACGCCCACAAAAATGGATACCTTCTGAAGGCTCTtctaaactgggctgaggttttcACATTTGTGGACATGGTCTATATCTTCTGCCAGCAGAGAATTGGCTTTACACAAAGATCTAGTAGACGATTCCGACTGGCTGTGGGGGCAGTGGGTGGTTTATATAAATCACTGTGTCTGGGGCACAGAATTGGAACTTGGAGCCCACCCCTCTCCTTACCTCCCCACTGAAGtctttacacctgggtggagtgagttAAGTCGTGATAAGTTTCTTTCCCAGACACAACATATAGccagaaatcaaacccaatactTCTCATGTCTGCTAGCCTAGGCACTCAATGCCACTATGTCTTAATGGGCAAATTGTTATTTGTAGCAAATTGTTATTTGTAGTAGCTATAGATTAACTGATTTTAAGAACTCACACCAGGCTTTTACATGTATACTCACAACAACTATCAATGTCTCCATTTGTATTTTAACAGACTGAACTTGTGGGAGTTTGCAGAGTTCCTGCAGAGACTGGGCTTGGTAAATGCGATCAACTTGGATGGAGGAGGTTCAGCCACATTTGTACTGGATGGAACTGTTGCTAACTATCCTGCAGATCATTGGTAACTACTAGCCTAGGTACCACCATCAGTAGTTACCACTGGCCCTGCCTTTTCTCTTGCTTACCAGGTGGTACATGTTAAGCA includes:
- the LOC118418493 gene encoding N-acetylglucosamine-1-phosphodiester alpha-N-acetylglucosaminidase-like, producing the protein MARYQTTLYILIASVFTTIFVITTNNSDYVSAIMKPSTISVYRSPGRFLLSNKDAPVKGEGEILRSPDNDSLVPFSQSEEWHRHVKGCRVVKSGETAHETFPAHKNSSVTSSSDTKYFVDKVLDSRGIAKDVYGHHTVINNPLSTFSVVEPGGPGGCVERRRRAAVKTSRARRCHAALNAGFFGSESHACMGNVVTDGKRIQDGGGVQNANFGIRKDGTIVVGYLSEMDVLREDNPFVQLITGVIWLVRNGTVFVNESKAQDCGGLQEYGPMDKFVDVLSARVAVGHDDQGRVVLVHTDGNTEERGLNLWEFAEFLQRLGLVNAINLDGGGSATFVLDGTVANYPADHCNDNHNQTWHCPREVSTILCAHDPDDVTSNCRAVNSYTCLKVIILCVILHWILQ